One region of Pyramidobacter sp. YE332 genomic DNA includes:
- a CDS encoding DNA polymerase has product MTTSSRRVLHLDLETYCDEDLGKRGVHKYAASPSCEILLLSYALDDGPVVTCDATESSFKEKYKTFRRLFADKGIVKAAHNAVFEMTVLSRKGFVIRPDEWLCTMALANYAGLPPSLAALSNVLHLFDKGKMTIGTQLVNYFSKPCKPTKANGGRTRNLPKDDPERWAAFKEYNRRDVEAEREVYKRLIKFDQPEAERRVFLLDYEINRRGIGVDRRLAEQAVKMSEQVTDAAVTELKRLTGLGNPNSVVQFKSWLAEKGAAVESLTKTAAEALRDSVEDPLIKRAVGLKLSVSKASVKKYDAMLRAYNASSEIEGFGTVNGAFQYYGANRTGRWAGRLVQLQNLRRNSLPNLDVARTLVRSGDYNGLRLAYDDYDTSEILGQLVRTAFIPTPGNKFIVADFSAIEARVIAWLAGERWRMEAFARGEDIYKSSYSQAFGVPVDQITKEMRQKGKIMELACGYGGSVGALKAFGADRLGLNDDELKHLVNRWRSASPNIVRFWHRIENAGKDAIDEGRTTRFKPGLKIGYETGRLKITLPSGRSLYYQDAKLEPGKYGPMITYMDINQVSRHWDRADTHGGKLAENVTQAVARDCLAAAMLRLNDAGYKIVSHIHDEVVIDAPQGAKVSEVEKIMGEPVLWAPGLLLTAHGYEGRYYFKD; this is encoded by the coding sequence ATGACGACCTCTTCTAGGCGGGTGCTGCATCTCGACTTAGAAACCTACTGCGACGAGGATCTGGGGAAGCGCGGCGTACATAAGTACGCCGCTTCTCCATCCTGCGAGATCCTGCTGCTCTCATACGCGCTGGACGACGGCCCTGTCGTCACCTGCGACGCGACGGAATCCAGTTTCAAAGAGAAGTACAAGACTTTCCGGCGCCTTTTCGCCGATAAAGGCATCGTCAAAGCGGCTCACAACGCCGTCTTCGAGATGACGGTCTTATCCCGCAAAGGCTTTGTCATCCGCCCCGACGAGTGGCTGTGCACCATGGCTCTGGCCAATTACGCCGGACTGCCGCCGTCGCTGGCGGCGCTGTCCAATGTCCTGCACCTGTTCGACAAGGGCAAGATGACCATCGGCACGCAGCTGGTCAACTACTTTTCCAAACCCTGCAAGCCGACGAAGGCCAACGGCGGCCGCACGCGCAACCTGCCGAAGGATGATCCCGAGCGCTGGGCGGCGTTCAAGGAATACAACCGGCGCGACGTGGAAGCGGAGCGCGAGGTGTACAAGCGCCTGATCAAATTTGACCAACCGGAGGCGGAGCGCCGTGTGTTCCTCCTGGACTACGAGATCAACCGCCGCGGCATCGGCGTCGATCGCCGACTGGCCGAACAGGCCGTGAAGATGTCGGAACAAGTCACCGACGCCGCCGTAACGGAGTTGAAACGCCTTACCGGACTGGGCAACCCGAACAGCGTCGTTCAGTTCAAATCCTGGCTGGCCGAAAAGGGCGCCGCCGTCGAAAGCCTCACGAAGACCGCAGCCGAAGCACTGCGGGACAGCGTCGAAGACCCGCTGATCAAGCGGGCGGTGGGACTGAAACTCTCGGTCAGCAAGGCGTCGGTCAAAAAGTACGACGCCATGCTGAGAGCTTATAACGCCTCGAGCGAAATCGAAGGCTTCGGCACAGTCAACGGCGCGTTCCAGTACTACGGCGCTAACCGGACCGGGCGCTGGGCGGGGCGGCTGGTGCAGCTGCAAAACCTGCGGCGCAACAGCCTGCCGAATCTCGACGTCGCCCGGACGCTGGTCAGGTCCGGCGACTACAACGGCCTGCGTCTGGCCTACGACGATTACGACACATCGGAGATCCTCGGCCAGCTGGTGCGCACGGCGTTTATCCCGACGCCAGGAAACAAGTTCATCGTCGCCGACTTCTCGGCGATCGAAGCCCGAGTGATCGCCTGGCTGGCGGGCGAGCGCTGGCGGATGGAGGCGTTCGCCCGCGGCGAAGACATCTACAAAAGCAGCTACTCGCAGGCGTTCGGCGTTCCTGTCGATCAGATCACGAAGGAAATGCGCCAAAAAGGGAAGATCATGGAGCTCGCATGTGGCTACGGCGGATCGGTAGGCGCTCTCAAGGCGTTCGGCGCCGACAGGCTGGGCCTGAACGACGACGAGCTGAAGCACCTGGTCAACCGCTGGCGTTCGGCCAGCCCGAACATCGTGCGCTTCTGGCACAGGATCGAGAACGCCGGCAAGGACGCCATCGACGAAGGACGAACGACGCGCTTCAAGCCGGGACTGAAAATCGGTTACGAAACAGGACGCCTGAAGATCACGCTGCCGTCCGGGCGCAGTCTGTACTACCAGGACGCGAAGCTGGAACCGGGGAAGTACGGCCCGATGATCACCTACATGGACATAAACCAGGTGTCGCGCCACTGGGACCGGGCCGACACGCACGGCGGGAAGCTGGCGGAGAACGTCACGCAGGCCGTCGCGCGCGACTGTCTGGCAGCGGCCATGCTCCGCTTGAACGACGCCGGATACAAGATCGTATCTCACATACACGACGAGGTCGTCATAGACGCGCCGCAGGGGGCCAAAGTTTCCGAGGTGGAGAAGATCATGGGCGAACCTGTTTTATGGGCTCCCGGGCTGCTCCTGACGGCCCACGGGTACGAAGGAAGATATTACTTCAAGGATTAG
- a CDS encoding portal protein, which yields MEANELKKRLEQRRGALMQAKQRMEPHWKSLREYIQPFRGRFTGENPEQATPSLGSILSSEALRARRTLAAGMQSGLTSPSRQWFKLTTHDPELSERQDVIEWCDDVQRRMMTVMAGSSFYHALHSVYDEIAVFGTGAMTIMPDYDNVMQCRALTAGTYCLGKGAGDAIDTMYRDLWMTAGAMVAEFGAGQCSDAVVQAAERNPDTVFELRHAIEPETDPAMRWAWRSVYWEAAGGPDRLLRVSGYPVFPVMAPRWSVADDDIYGYGPGSAALADVKMLQALTKDQLEATRKMVNPPLIADEELRTRGVTVKPGGVTYMHTGSGIEAKIRSLYDVRLDLGQLDAVRGEVKRDINSTMYVDLFLMLAREDRPQMTAREIIERHEEKMLALGPVLERLEWELLTPAIDRIFDIMDDARLIPRRPKRCPGARSRSSTSRSSRRRSRCRGRRPKNRCWRSPDPWRRRSPK from the coding sequence ATGGAAGCCAATGAACTGAAGAAGCGCCTCGAACAGCGCCGCGGCGCGCTGATGCAGGCGAAGCAGCGCATGGAGCCGCACTGGAAAAGTCTGCGCGAATACATCCAGCCGTTCCGCGGGCGCTTTACCGGCGAGAATCCCGAGCAGGCGACGCCGTCGCTGGGCTCTATCCTGTCGTCGGAAGCGCTGCGCGCCCGGCGGACGCTGGCGGCCGGCATGCAAAGCGGCCTCACGTCGCCGTCGCGGCAGTGGTTCAAGCTGACGACGCACGATCCGGAACTGTCCGAGCGTCAGGACGTGATCGAGTGGTGCGACGACGTGCAGCGCCGCATGATGACCGTCATGGCGGGCAGCTCCTTCTATCACGCGCTGCACAGCGTCTACGACGAGATCGCCGTGTTCGGCACCGGCGCGATGACGATCATGCCGGACTATGACAACGTGATGCAGTGCCGCGCGCTGACGGCTGGGACGTACTGCCTCGGAAAGGGCGCGGGCGACGCGATCGACACGATGTACCGCGATCTGTGGATGACCGCGGGGGCGATGGTCGCCGAGTTCGGCGCCGGGCAGTGCAGCGACGCCGTCGTGCAGGCGGCCGAGCGCAACCCTGATACGGTGTTCGAACTGCGTCACGCCATCGAACCCGAGACCGACCCCGCCATGCGCTGGGCATGGAGAAGCGTCTACTGGGAAGCCGCCGGCGGCCCCGACAGGCTGCTGCGCGTCTCCGGCTATCCGGTGTTCCCCGTCATGGCTCCGCGCTGGTCGGTGGCCGACGACGACATCTACGGTTACGGGCCCGGCAGCGCCGCGCTGGCCGACGTGAAGATGCTTCAGGCGCTCACGAAGGATCAGCTGGAAGCGACGCGCAAGATGGTCAATCCGCCGCTGATCGCCGACGAGGAGCTGCGCACCCGCGGAGTCACGGTCAAGCCGGGCGGCGTCACCTACATGCACACGGGCAGCGGCATCGAAGCAAAGATCCGCAGCCTCTACGACGTGCGTCTCGACCTCGGGCAGCTGGACGCCGTGCGCGGCGAGGTCAAGCGCGACATCAACAGCACGATGTACGTCGATCTCTTCCTGATGCTGGCGCGCGAAGACCGGCCGCAGATGACGGCGCGCGAGATCATCGAGCGCCACGAGGAAAAGATGCTGGCGCTCGGCCCCGTGCTCGAGCGTCTGGAATGGGAGCTGCTGACGCCCGCCATCGACCGTATCTTCGACATCATGGACGACGCGCGGCTGATCCCCCGCCGCCCGAAGCGCTGTCCGGGCGCGAGATCAAGGTCGAGTACATCTCGATCCTCGCGCAGGCGCAGCAGATGCAGGGGACGAAGGCCGAAGAACAGGTGCTGGCGTTCGCCGGATCCATGGCGGCGGCGCAGCCCGAAGTGA
- a CDS encoding type II toxin-antitoxin system HicA family toxin: MPKTPLEMEKIIMRDGWYWDRTRGSHRQYKHPIKKGVVTIAFHTKELTKGTENSILKQAGLK, translated from the coding sequence ATGCCAAAGACACCGCTGGAAATGGAAAAAATCATCATGCGCGACGGATGGTATTGGGACAGGACACGAGGCTCACACCGCCAATACAAACACCCGATCAAGAAAGGCGTCGTCACGATCGCCTTCCACACCAAAGAACTGACGAAGGGCACAGAAAACAGCATCCTGAAACAGGCCGGGCTGAAATGA
- a CDS encoding major capsid protein translates to MAILTDMNPTLLDVARRTDPNGKVATIVELMSAQNPILQDMVVVECNNGMTHRTTIRTGLPKGMWRKMYQGVQPEKSTTRQVDDVCGMLETYSEIDKALADMAPDKAAFMLTESAAFLEGLNQTMANATFYGDTAVTPERFMGLAARYNAIGTNREKSSFNVLDGGGKGSDNTSIWLLYWGAQTVCGLYPRGSKVGLQHRDLGEVTAFDAEGGKFQAYRSHYKWDLGLTVRDWRYAVRIANIDVNAFGGTGGADLIDLLVKATHRIPASKLGRPVIYCNETIGTALDLQALKRTNMMLTYKEVDGAPQTNFRGIPIKTCDAILDTEAKVGNDA, encoded by the coding sequence ATGGCAATTCTGACCGATATGAACCCCACGCTGCTGGACGTCGCGCGCCGCACCGACCCGAACGGGAAGGTGGCGACGATCGTCGAGCTGATGAGCGCGCAGAACCCGATCCTGCAGGATATGGTGGTCGTCGAGTGCAACAACGGCATGACGCACCGCACGACGATCCGCACCGGTCTGCCCAAGGGCATGTGGCGCAAGATGTATCAGGGCGTCCAGCCCGAGAAGAGCACTACCCGCCAGGTCGACGACGTCTGCGGCATGCTCGAGACGTACAGCGAGATCGACAAGGCTCTCGCCGACATGGCCCCCGACAAGGCGGCGTTCATGCTGACGGAATCGGCGGCGTTCCTCGAAGGGCTGAACCAGACCATGGCCAACGCCACGTTCTACGGCGACACGGCGGTCACGCCCGAGCGCTTCATGGGGCTGGCGGCGCGCTACAACGCCATCGGCACGAACAGGGAAAAATCCAGCTTCAACGTCCTCGACGGCGGCGGCAAGGGCTCGGACAACACGTCCATCTGGCTGCTGTACTGGGGCGCGCAGACTGTGTGCGGCCTGTATCCCCGCGGCAGCAAGGTGGGGCTGCAGCACCGCGACCTGGGCGAAGTAACGGCTTTCGACGCCGAGGGCGGCAAGTTCCAGGCGTACCGCAGCCACTACAAGTGGGATCTGGGGCTGACCGTGCGCGACTGGCGCTACGCCGTGCGCATCGCCAACATCGACGTCAACGCCTTCGGCGGTACCGGCGGCGCCGACCTGATCGACCTGCTGGTCAAAGCGACGCACCGTATCCCCGCGTCCAAGCTCGGACGCCCCGTCATCTACTGTAACGAGACGATCGGCACGGCGCTGGATCTGCAGGCGCTGAAGAGAACGAACATGATGCTGACCTACAAAGAGGTCGACGGCGCGCCGCAGACGAATTTCCGCGGCATCCCCATCAAGACCTGCGACGCGATCCTCGACACTGAAGCCAAGGTCGGCAACGACGCATAA
- a CDS encoding DEAD/DEAH box helicase, whose translation MSTVFRAYDYQRQAIEWILDHPRCGLFLDMGLGKTVCTLTAIETLMYDSLEIRKTLVIAPLRVARSVWAEECRKWEHLNHLRVSKVLGSPEERRQALKRRADIYVINRENVCWLTKNFKWDFDLCVIDELSSFKSPSARRFRSLRRVIGQCKRVIGLTGTPAPNGMMDLWAEIFLLDNGQRLGRTLTGYRANYFHPAWMSGFVVYKYAINAGCAEVIRSKISDICISMNKRDYLDMPERVYQTVCVELPPAAMRLYKEMERDCLITLGENVVTAVNAAAANTKLQQMAGGAVYAEDDGAKAIHDAKLEALAQLIEEANGQPVLVFVAYRHDRDRIRKYLGSAVHELNTEDDIAAWNRGEFPVVVAHPASIGHGLNLQQGGHIIIWYGLTWSLELYQQANDRLYRQGQKDTVSVYHLVAADTVDEACMAALASKDAGQNALMDYLKARREELKEVEEL comes from the coding sequence TTGTCGACGGTCTTTCGAGCGTACGACTATCAGCGTCAGGCGATCGAGTGGATCCTTGACCATCCGCGCTGCGGACTCTTCCTGGACATGGGGCTTGGCAAGACGGTCTGTACGCTGACGGCGATCGAGACGCTGATGTACGACTCGCTGGAGATCCGCAAGACGCTGGTGATCGCGCCGCTGCGCGTGGCGCGTTCCGTCTGGGCCGAAGAGTGCCGGAAGTGGGAGCATCTGAATCACCTGCGCGTGTCCAAAGTCCTCGGTTCTCCGGAAGAACGCCGCCAGGCGCTGAAACGCAGGGCCGATATTTATGTGATCAACCGGGAGAACGTCTGCTGGCTAACGAAGAACTTCAAGTGGGACTTCGATCTGTGCGTGATCGACGAGCTGTCGAGTTTTAAGAGCCCGAGCGCGCGGCGCTTCAGATCGCTCCGCCGCGTGATCGGACAGTGCAAGCGCGTGATCGGCCTGACCGGAACGCCCGCGCCCAACGGGATGATGGATCTCTGGGCGGAGATCTTCCTTCTGGACAACGGCCAGCGCCTGGGGCGGACGCTGACCGGTTACCGGGCGAACTATTTTCACCCTGCGTGGATGTCGGGTTTCGTGGTGTATAAATACGCGATCAACGCCGGATGCGCGGAAGTCATCAGGTCGAAGATCTCCGACATCTGCATCAGCATGAACAAGCGGGACTATCTGGACATGCCGGAACGCGTGTACCAGACGGTCTGCGTGGAGCTGCCGCCGGCGGCCATGCGCCTGTACAAGGAAATGGAGCGCGACTGCCTGATCACGCTGGGCGAGAACGTCGTCACGGCCGTGAACGCCGCGGCGGCGAACACCAAACTGCAGCAGATGGCCGGCGGCGCCGTATACGCCGAAGACGACGGCGCGAAGGCGATCCACGACGCCAAACTGGAAGCGCTGGCGCAGCTGATCGAAGAAGCCAACGGGCAGCCGGTGCTGGTCTTCGTGGCCTATCGGCATGACCGGGACCGGATCAGGAAATACCTTGGCAGCGCGGTCCATGAGCTGAACACGGAGGATGACATCGCCGCATGGAACCGCGGGGAGTTCCCCGTTGTTGTGGCGCATCCGGCCAGTATCGGCCACGGGCTGAACCTGCAGCAGGGCGGCCACATCATCATCTGGTACGGTCTCACATGGAGCCTGGAGCTGTATCAGCAGGCGAACGACCGGCTGTACCGGCAGGGACAGAAGGATACCGTCAGCGTCTATCATCTCGTGGCGGCGGATACCGTAGACGAAGCGTGCATGGCGGCGCTGGCGTCGAAGGACGCCGGGCAGAACGCGCTGATGGACTATCTGAAAGCCAGACGCGAAGAGCTGAAGGAGGTAGAGGAGTTATGA
- a CDS encoding type II toxin-antitoxin system HicB family antitoxin — protein MVSSYPAVFVKETDGRYSVIFPDLNGASTCGDTLDDAMTMAIDCLAGVLSAMFEDGDTPPAPSALGDVSPRDVASELDDDYQDAFATLVAVDVREYAARHFNRAVRKTVTIPKWMNDTAIARGINFSQTLQNALRSEFNRT, from the coding sequence ATGGTCTCTTCATACCCGGCAGTATTCGTCAAAGAAACCGACGGACGTTATTCCGTGATCTTTCCCGACCTTAACGGCGCCTCGACCTGCGGCGATACGCTCGACGACGCCATGACCATGGCGATCGACTGCCTGGCAGGCGTCCTTTCCGCCATGTTCGAAGACGGCGACACACCGCCCGCTCCGTCGGCGCTCGGCGATGTGTCGCCCCGCGACGTAGCCTCTGAACTCGACGACGATTATCAAGACGCTTTCGCAACGCTCGTCGCCGTGGACGTACGCGAATACGCCGCGCGGCATTTCAATCGCGCCGTGCGCAAGACCGTCACCATTCCAAAATGGATGAACGATACCGCCATCGCCAGAGGCATCAACTTCTCTCAAACGCTGCAGAACGCTCTCAGGTCGGAATTCAACAGAACTTAA
- a CDS encoding portal protein: MKVEYISILAQAQQMQGTKAEEQVLAFAGSMAAAQPEVMDLVDGDEALREYARMVGAPAKILRTEEEVQARRAARAQQTRQQQAAAEAQQAADTLAQGARGAKTLSEVDPGGGALAALLGTDGGASW; the protein is encoded by the coding sequence ATCAAGGTCGAGTACATCTCGATCCTCGCGCAGGCGCAGCAGATGCAGGGGACGAAGGCCGAAGAACAGGTGCTGGCGTTCGCCGGATCCATGGCGGCGGCGCAGCCCGAAGTGATGGATCTGGTCGACGGCGACGAGGCGCTGCGGGAATACGCCCGCATGGTCGGCGCCCCGGCGAAGATTCTGCGCACGGAAGAGGAAGTGCAGGCGCGCCGGGCCGCGCGGGCGCAGCAGACGCGGCAACAGCAGGCAGCGGCCGAAGCGCAGCAGGCGGCGGACACGCTGGCGCAGGGGGCCCGGGGAGCGAAGACGCTCTCCGAAGTCGATCCCGGCGGCGGCGCTCTGGCGGCGCTTCTCGGCACGGACGGGGGCGCGTCGTGGTGA
- a CDS encoding terminase small subunit: MKPTEKQKRFVDEYLKDLNASAAARRAGYSVKTADRIGPELLGKTCVSKLIAERIQKRQQRTEITQDFVLTNLKEIVQRSMQHEGADEYDPRAAAKALELLGKHLGMFTDKIKLEGELTVSGILDELVKRKEAG, from the coding sequence GTGAAGCCGACGGAAAAGCAGAAGCGTTTTGTTGACGAATATTTGAAAGACCTGAACGCCAGCGCGGCGGCTCGCCGTGCCGGTTACAGCGTAAAGACCGCCGACCGCATCGGGCCGGAACTGCTTGGAAAAACTTGTGTATCAAAGCTAATTGCCGAGCGGATACAGAAACGCCAGCAGCGGACGGAGATCACGCAGGACTTCGTGCTAACGAACTTAAAGGAGATCGTACAGCGGTCGATGCAGCATGAGGGCGCGGACGAATACGACCCGAGAGCGGCGGCGAAGGCGCTGGAGCTGTTGGGGAAGCACCTGGGGATGTTCACGGACAAGATCAAGCTCGAAGGTGAGCTGACTGTGTCCGGGATCCTCGACGAACTTGTTAAACGAAAGGAGGCCGGATAA
- a CDS encoding virulence-associated E family protein has product MGKELTFSLAMGRSRLQKRFRNESWSWGQLLERVRNVKRTGETMAEYAAMPKDKRSELKDAGAFIGGFLRGGSRKDVVNRQLICLDVDFADPKAPVWAAWEQKFGRRALMYPTHSSTPETPRYRLVIPLTEAVPAEQYQPIARKIAEALGIEQFDDTTYEPQRIMYWPSVPKDAPFEALSLDGDVLTPGEVLGLYRDWRDVSQWPVSERAEKVRLRERKKMQPIAEKRGVVGAFCRAWPIEEAIAQFVPDYAPSETVPGRYTYVKGTTSNGVVIYEDSYSFSHHDTDPAGGVECNAFDLVRLHRFKQLDAEAKKDTPITALPSYKAMVDFALHDDRCLEQLNREQAAEAAEVGDDFADESDEQPKAPEGWEKKLERDRTGYPVSTYKNIELILRCDGKFRGRFGYDEFARREVALRDLPWRKVTKGDNGLKDIDDAEIRLWFGKKYHINGRDKIWDCVLHECHRRCFHPVKNYLEMLRWDGKNRIGSVLIDYFGCEDCEYIREITKKTFLAAVTRIYEPGAQFDTMLTLKGPQGCGKSSFFRKLSRGWFSDSLKDIRSKDAYEGMQGVWIIEMGELSALRKADAEAIKSFLSGTMDRFRVAYGRRTAEYPRQCIFVATTNECEFLRDRTGNRRFWIADIPKSARPKKDVFALGGGEIDQMWAEAKALYDLGTESVVLPPHLAKQALEIQEAFLQDDPRAGQIKEYLDRKLPRGWDDMSLDDRREWLASNERGSILRTRVCAAEIWCEVLGNGVDRMKRFDAVEINQILDSLSGWEREKVTYRTRPYGVVKGFRRIR; this is encoded by the coding sequence ATGGGTAAAGAACTGACTTTCAGTTTGGCCATGGGCCGGAGCCGGCTGCAGAAAAGATTCCGCAACGAATCCTGGTCTTGGGGCCAGCTGCTCGAACGAGTACGGAACGTCAAGCGCACCGGGGAGACCATGGCCGAATACGCGGCTATGCCGAAGGACAAGCGCAGCGAGCTGAAGGACGCCGGGGCTTTTATCGGCGGTTTCCTCAGGGGCGGCAGCCGCAAGGACGTCGTCAACCGGCAGCTGATCTGTCTTGACGTAGACTTCGCCGATCCGAAAGCGCCTGTCTGGGCGGCATGGGAACAGAAATTCGGCCGCCGCGCGCTGATGTATCCGACGCACAGCAGCACGCCCGAGACGCCGCGTTACCGTCTGGTGATCCCGCTGACAGAAGCCGTGCCGGCGGAGCAGTATCAGCCGATCGCCCGGAAGATCGCCGAAGCGCTGGGCATCGAACAGTTCGACGACACGACCTACGAGCCGCAGAGGATCATGTACTGGCCGTCGGTTCCGAAGGACGCGCCGTTCGAGGCGCTGAGCCTCGACGGAGACGTTCTGACGCCAGGCGAGGTGCTGGGGCTATATCGGGACTGGCGCGATGTGTCGCAGTGGCCGGTCAGCGAGCGGGCGGAAAAAGTACGCCTCCGGGAGCGGAAAAAGATGCAGCCCATCGCCGAGAAACGCGGCGTCGTGGGCGCGTTCTGCCGCGCCTGGCCGATCGAAGAGGCGATCGCGCAGTTCGTCCCCGACTACGCGCCAAGCGAGACGGTTCCCGGGCGGTACACCTACGTCAAAGGCACGACCAGCAACGGCGTCGTGATCTACGAGGATTCGTACAGTTTCAGCCACCACGACACGGACCCCGCAGGAGGCGTGGAGTGCAACGCCTTCGACCTGGTGCGGCTGCACCGCTTCAAGCAGCTGGACGCCGAAGCGAAGAAAGACACGCCGATCACGGCGCTGCCGTCGTACAAGGCTATGGTCGACTTCGCTCTGCACGACGACCGCTGTCTGGAACAGCTGAACAGGGAGCAGGCGGCGGAAGCCGCGGAGGTAGGAGACGACTTCGCCGACGAATCCGACGAACAACCGAAGGCGCCGGAAGGCTGGGAGAAGAAGCTCGAACGCGACCGAACGGGATATCCCGTCAGCACCTACAAAAACATCGAACTGATCCTGCGCTGCGACGGGAAGTTCCGCGGCCGCTTCGGCTACGACGAGTTCGCGCGGCGCGAGGTGGCCCTGAGGGATCTGCCCTGGCGCAAGGTGACGAAGGGCGACAACGGCCTGAAAGACATCGATGACGCGGAAATACGGCTCTGGTTCGGCAAGAAGTACCACATCAACGGCAGGGACAAGATCTGGGACTGCGTCCTGCACGAGTGCCACCGGCGCTGTTTCCATCCGGTCAAGAACTATCTGGAGATGCTGCGCTGGGACGGGAAGAACCGGATCGGCTCTGTGCTGATCGACTACTTTGGCTGCGAAGACTGCGAATACATCCGCGAGATCACGAAAAAGACTTTTCTTGCGGCGGTGACGCGGATCTACGAGCCCGGGGCGCAGTTCGACACGATGCTGACGCTGAAGGGGCCTCAGGGCTGCGGGAAGAGCAGCTTTTTCCGCAAGCTCTCACGGGGCTGGTTCAGCGATTCGCTGAAAGATATCCGATCGAAGGACGCCTACGAGGGCATGCAGGGCGTGTGGATCATCGAAATGGGCGAGCTGTCGGCGCTGCGCAAGGCCGACGCCGAGGCGATCAAAAGCTTCCTGTCGGGGACGATGGACCGCTTTCGCGTCGCCTACGGACGGCGCACGGCGGAGTACCCGCGGCAGTGCATCTTCGTGGCGACGACCAACGAATGCGAGTTCCTGCGCGACCGCACGGGCAACCGGCGCTTCTGGATCGCCGACATCCCCAAAAGTGCCCGGCCGAAGAAGGACGTGTTCGCCCTGGGCGGCGGGGAGATCGATCAGATGTGGGCGGAAGCCAAAGCGCTGTACGACCTTGGCACGGAAAGCGTAGTGCTGCCGCCGCATCTGGCGAAGCAGGCGCTGGAGATCCAGGAGGCGTTCCTGCAGGACGACCCGCGCGCCGGACAGATCAAAGAGTATCTGGACCGCAAACTGCCCCGGGGCTGGGACGATATGAGCCTCGACGACCGGCGGGAATGGCTGGCCTCGAACGAGCGGGGCTCGATCCTGCGGACACGCGTCTGCGCCGCGGAGATCTGGTGCGAAGTCCTGGGTAACGGCGTAGACAGGATGAAGCGCTTCGACGCCGTGGAGATCAATCAGATTTTGGACAGTTTGAGCGGGTGGGAACGGGAAAAAGTAACATATCGAACACGTCCGTATGGCGTGGTAAAAGGATTTCGGAGAATACGTTAA
- a CDS encoding DUF2815 family protein, giving the protein MSERIVLHDVRISYAHVFQPHAFEGQEPKYSAQFILPKDHPEAKKFYTALVEKAKEKWPAKVANGKFPGSLTCPLRDGDAEFEDREEYQGCYFFNARSAKRPQLFQPDKSQLTEDDNLLFSGDYVNVSVSLFAYDKGGNRGVGVALLGVQFKRKGEPLGGPGDCTDDFEEEEAEAAANDDLF; this is encoded by the coding sequence ATGTCCGAAAGAATCGTTCTGCACGACGTCCGCATCTCGTACGCCCACGTGTTCCAGCCCCACGCCTTCGAAGGGCAGGAACCCAAGTACAGCGCTCAGTTCATCCTGCCGAAGGATCATCCGGAAGCAAAGAAGTTTTACACCGCCCTCGTCGAAAAGGCGAAGGAGAAATGGCCGGCCAAGGTCGCGAACGGCAAGTTCCCCGGCTCGCTGACCTGCCCGCTGCGCGACGGCGACGCGGAATTCGAAGACCGCGAGGAGTATCAGGGATGCTATTTCTTCAACGCCCGCAGCGCCAAGCGCCCGCAACTCTTCCAGCCTGACAAGAGCCAGCTCACCGAAGACGACAACCTGCTCTTCTCCGGCGACTACGTCAACGTCTCGGTCAGTCTGTTCGCCTACGACAAAGGCGGCAACCGCGGCGTCGGCGTCGCCCTGCTGGGCGTCCAGTTCAAACGCAAGGGCGAACCGCTGGGCGGCCCCGGCGACTGCACCGACGACTTCGAGGAAGAGGAAGCCGAGGCCGCGGCCAATGACGACCTCTTCTAG